The Brachypodium distachyon strain Bd21 chromosome 4, Brachypodium_distachyon_v3.0, whole genome shotgun sequence nucleotide sequence TTCGGAATTCAGAAAATTGCTCTAATGCTAATGGATGCAACTGTCAAATAGACACATTGCACTTGGGTGAAAAGAAGTCTTGCTGCAGATCCTCCAAGGTCAATGATAGTTCAGCTGGAGGCGTTCTTCGTTATGCTTTGCACCTGCGCTTTCTGAGCCCCTTCTCCAAGAAATCATCAAGATCAATGCAGCGGAGCAAAGCTGGCCTGTCATCAGAACCACTGAATCGGAATACTGTTACCGAAGAAGAGAGGCGATTCTATCTCTACAATGATGTTAGAGTTGTCTTCCCACAAAGGCACTCAGATTCAGATGAAGGAGAGGTATGCATTATGTGAGATAACTCTAGCTGCCTTCTCATATTGTTCTATGTATTGGTTTGCTTTTTGTGCTTGCATCTGTAGCTCTAACAGATATATTATCTTCTGCAGCTGCGGGTCGAGCATGACTTCCCTGCTGATCCCAAGTACTTCGACATAGGCAACTGATGCTTGCACATTAACATGAAATCTGTACATCCCCACTAACTTGTTAATTTGCTAGTCTCCTGTTTATTACCATTTCCCCATATGCACAGGATTAATTTCAATGAAATATCTCATTTCGGTCAATTTTGTGTTTTGTCTAGAAAGTAATGGTTTTTTCTTTAGAGCATGGTGAACAATGTTCTTCATGCATGTGTGCCTTTTCAGCAAATTACCATTGTAATGACACTCGGCCACTGTGcgtgttttcttttgttgacCTTTAGCACAACATATAGTGGTAGATATTACCAAAATAACATTCAGGGAGCGGATGTGCTTCTGGTCTTGTTCTCATACACCATTCAGAATGAGAGCTCCTTTCTAGATTAGCATCTCTACTTATGTACTGTACATAACATCCGAAATTTACAGTTCCAAACTGAATTTTAATATTTGTTGACCTTCCTAGTTTGAATAAACTGCTCAGTGACCATGTTATTTTGAGGTAAAGCATAAAAAAATAACTATGTGTAGAAAAGACTCACAAGAACAATGTAAACAATTGATTTGAATCCTAACTAATGGTATTCTGGAAGTGAACATCTCAGGGCTCAAATGTCGGTATTTCTGCACCGGGGCCATGAGCTGCCTGATAGAGAAGCCTGGGAAGTATACTCCTGTAAGGGTcctcctctcttttctctttcagATAGTCGATGCAGCTCTCCACTTCAGATTTGACATGCAAATAGAGGTGCTGGGCCTTCTCTTTGGCTCTTAGCTCCTTTTCCCTCCCTATGCAGACAAGCAAACCAATTGAAAATTAGAAGCAAACTTAACCACATATGAGATCTCAGAAATACATCCACATGCATTGTGTCATTGTTCAATTATCAAAACAAAAGTATGTTAACTTGTCACGAGgacatctattttttttatgacacTACTACTTACTAGCAGATTACTAGCGCAATTCTTTAGAGATGTACCTCTTGTTTCAATAGGCTTCCCAAAGATGAAGTAAAACCTCCCTGGTACTTTTGGCGTAACCACTACGGGATGCATATCTTGATTTTTTATCTCTCCCGTAGAATCAGTTCTTCGAAACATGGTAAATCAACATCAGTAAATTCTTTTGGGCataatattttgaaatatatAGTAAAACTCActtctaaaagaaaaatcaaaatataCCTTAGCTTTAGACCATCTTCATTTAGCTTCTTGTCAAGGATGTCATAAAACGGGAGCTTCAGAAGATCGTTGTAGTCTAACAACACCTGTTGTATTAAATTGATATTACTTACCAAGTTACCATTGAAACGTGATTATTAATTAATCATGGGTCATAGATTCATAGTGAACCTGGAAGGGGCATATGCATCCAACAGTGTGGCACAACATTGTTTCTATACATTAgctgaaatgcccgtgcgttgcaagggaacaacaaaataaatgataCATTCcaaaacatgcatcaaaacctctctttgctcttctttaacgatcaccaaatatccatttttttcttgtctgaTTCGGAGTTGTTGCCCGACTCTGGTAACGATCCCGCTGCGATGGATTTCCTCTCGGAGTTCCAGTCCAATTCGGTGCAGGAAACGGGCTAAACGGCTTAGTAGacctaatatacatgcaattttGGGGGgcccataattttttttggaagtttGACGGACGACGGTGAAGGGAACGGTCCGTACTCAAATTCGGAGTTGTTGCCTGACTCGTAACGATCCCGCTGGTCATGGATTCCCTCGCGGAGTTCCAATCCAATCTGGTGCAGGAAACGGGCCAGCCGGcttagtaggcctaatatacGTGCAATCTTGGGGGCCACAATTTTTAGAAAGTTTGATAAACAACGGTGAagggaacggtccgtattttttagatagttATAGATTAGATCAAtcaaaaggaaaggaaaggacaGGAAGATAACATACTTTGAAGGAAGCACTTACATCACATAGATCATCTTCTCCGACCACTCCAAATGGTATAATTGTTGCTCCAAACCTTGATGCCATCCTCACAAATTCAGACTGCTCCGGCCAAAACAACTTGTATTCCTCTCCCTGTAGTCAAATATATCATGTACCAATCGATGTTTTTACTGTCCTCATGATAACTTATTTTTCTCGCTCTATACCAAATTCTTACCTTCCTATGAAGAGCTTCACGTGCACCTCCCGGGTACAGCAGCACGAAGTTCTTCTCAGAAAGGAGCTTGTAAAAGTTCACCGGAGTGACAGGCACCGCGCCCATGATCCGGTGGAGATCGAAGTGCGATGAATCCGGCATGAGCTGCTCTGAACTCTCGCTGAACATAAATGGGTGTGCTAAGCCGCGGATATGGATTCCAGTGTTCCTCAGCACTCCTGTGACCAAGGGTCCAAGCTCAAACCCCATGAGCATGTGGTACCCTACAAGCACGACAGGGCCTTCCCTTGGGAGCCCAGCCAGTCCCCTCACTATCTTCCCATCAGGCAGTGTCGATAGCATCACTGGGTCGGTGGCAAAGTTCAGAACCCTGAAATTTCAGGAAATTCAGTAGCAGTTAAATAGTCATAAAACAATTCATCAagctttatttttttaggaatagtaCCTGTCGCGATCAATTGCCTTTTCAAGCTCACCAGCAGTTAGTGGTAGATAGTCTGAAACAAAGTCTGTCTGCCTGGAGCGGCGATAGTATCCAGCTCCTTTAATAGTCGTTGCTAGATCAAATTCATCTTCCTGCCAGAATATTTGGAAAGGTCGGTTAGAATTTTGAAATACTCGAAAACTAGAGTTCATGCAACTTGATTTTGGTATTGGTCCATGGAAGAAGTGGTGCTTAAGTGCAAACCAATAATACAAGAGAAGAGGATGTTTCTTTATGCCATTGATCAGTGAGTCATGTTTATATGTATTACCAACAAGATTTTGTGGCCATTGTCCCTGAAGTGACGGATTCTGCATTTCTCTAGCGTGCCCTGTAGCCTTTCAGCCTCTTCGTGGCTTGGCAGCAGTTCATCATTTCCACTGAGAAAAATAATGCCTACTTCAGATCCAGTCTAAATGACCATAATATGTTCAGAAATAAATTTATCAGAATATGTATAGAGCCATGTAAAGCGTTTGCACTTTTTGAGACTATACTATGTTCTTATCCTTTGCAAAAGAACATCCCTTAAGATATGCTATTAATCAGGTAAAGAGAAACTCAAAAAATTGCTATTTTCCAAGGAAACAATCTTCTcagatctcatctcatctATATTTTGTCACTGGCTATTTCAGATCATACCTAGCAAGCACCAAACTCTGGGCTTTGACCGCATGTAAGCGGGAATTTACAAATGATGACGCTGTTCTCAGCATTTTCATCTTCCAAACAATGGATTCCTTTGGCAAAATATCAGCCAGAAACTGCATAAAGAATAGTGTAATAGCATCATAATTATTGTGTCTTACAAAGAAAATGGGGAGAAGCATATGTCGAGTAGAATGCCAAATCCATTCAGACATGAACTGACGGAAGTAACATATGCTAGGATGTGCATACATGACACAAAAAATGGACATCAATTTCGTCAATACTTTGCAGCTCACCATTAGAGAAGGCAACAAACCAGTGGTGATCTCTGATAACGCCTGACCAGCTCCGTCAAAAGTTGATGACATCTTCATGAAATTCCCTAAAAGCATTTCAACTCTGGTCAGTAGATGCACAACAAGTTTGTCCAACAAGTCAGTAAATTTTCCTTACAGAGATAGTGCACAACCTGTCAGGAAATTTAGGAACTGTGGAGTGCTCAGATGGAAAGGATCAGGGACCAAATCTAAGAATGCTGAGAGAGAGTGCAGCCGTGACTTATGGAAAGATGTCCCTGCAAGACACCATAGAGAAGATGAGATAGAAAGCACAGCTTATCTATGGAAGAACAGATAGACACAACAAACATGGATAATGGCAGCAAGACCTGGGTTGATTAGGATCAGTACCAAATCGATGTCTCGGTTTCGCGCCGCCACGGCAAGAGCAATGCATGCTCCAACAGATTCTCCAACAAGATACACTGGTCTATCTGGTGCTCTTGACCTATCTGATTTCACTGTCCTCTCTACATACTCAACAAGTCCTGCATTGGTCGGTGAAGTTTAAGAGCTTTTATCAGTCAAGGTATCGAAATATGTTGGCAATAGGCAAATTGGAGTTGCAAGGTCATTGACACGAAACTTCCTAAACTACAAGCACATGAACATTTTCCTCACAATTATCAAAGACTAAGGTAAGGCATGACTTTTCTTTATCCATTCTGAAATAACATACTTTCGAATGGTGTACGGTCTTCAACAGGTATATGCAAGCACCACATCTCGAACATCCTGCAGAGTTGAAACATCCATCAGCTGCAGTGGTGGGAAAAGCATTAattcatatatttttcatctgATTGCTCTTACTTTGATAATCTCTCATGGTGCCGGATCAGCCCTAAGCCAACTCCATCAATTCCtgttggtaaaaaaaaactccatcAATTCCTGCAATACCAAAATGGCAAAGATGGTTACTCCAttcctccctttttttttttggttctaGAATACACTCCGTTTTGAAATGGCGTGAAACAACGTAATTCAAGCAACGAGAAAATGTCCCAAAGTTCCAACCATCCAGCCATAATGAAGGTGGAAACAGTAAAAAATAGGTTAACACATCTAAAtctagccaaaaaaaaaaacaagtggtGCTACAACTGAACCCAGGCTTCGCACGGGCAAACAGTACATAGGGTCTCTATCCATCTGATCCTGCTTCCTCTTCCAATGGCCACCAGCTGCCCAAGAAAGCCAACTTGTCCCATGCTATTAGTGAGAAATTATGCCAGCACGTGGTCCGTGCACCGAGGCTTGTGCATGAGGTTTTTCAAACTGGTTTTGTTGGTTATATGGATTCGGCAGGATCTGAAAGTGGCCAAGCAGGTCAACATCGTCGGCTGGCATGATCAGGTAACCCACCTAATTAATCTTTGATCCCATGCCTAGCTCTTATTCTGGTGACGCTACACTGTTCTTGATATGCTTAGATACTACTATTGCCGGTGGTTGGTCCTAATTCTATAAGCTAGTAAAACTACCAAGTATGCTGAGTAAGATCGAGCACTTTTGATTTCCTGGTATTTTTTGACATCACAAGTGCATGCGCACACTAAGAGAAATTGCAATAAGACAGCGCACCACCACTTTGAAATACACCCAAGTTTACTTATAAAAAAGAATATCCAAGTCCATGCTTTGTCAGCATCCAGGAGCAGGAGAATATTCAAACGTGGAAGTGTTGTCTTCAACGCAACCCACGCAAGCCAGAAGAACGGTGCGTGCGTACCGGGCAAGTAGAGCAGCGTCGGCGCGCCGGGGAcgcgcccgccggcgccgccggggtcGAGCGGCGCGAACCACCTCGGCGGCCCTCCGTCCGGCGCCatctcccgcgccgcctcgaCGTACTCCCTCATCACCCCTCTCCTCACGGTCGTCGcgtccggcgacggcgacgccggccgcggcctcgGCGCTCTGTtcctggaggaggcggaggcggcataCCGAGGGAACGGCGGCGCTCTCCTGCGCGGGCaccccggcggccggcggggcaAGAAGGAGGGACGTGGCGGCGTGAGTGTCGGCGGCGTGGACGCGAGGGCAGCCATGAGCAGGCCGGCTCAGCTCTTGATCACTATACTAACACGGCGCGTTTCAgtgtttggactttggagagAAGACAGAGCCCTGAGGAAGACGTGTCTGTGAAAGGCTGTCCAATAGGTGGTGGCCTTTTGTAAGAGGAAAGAACTCCATTTTAGGCCCTATTGGGTTTGCAGGAATCTCATAGAAATTTTACAGAATTACCGTTCGATTGTGAAGTTCAACGATCACAGGGTTAAGAAAGGCGACTACTACTGTACTAGTGATATCTAGGAGAACCTAGCTAGGAATGGCCAGCATCCGATCATTGTCAGCTGCTCACCTAGTACTACTACTCTTTTACGGATCCGGTCAGATGGGCAGCAGGAAAATGTGCACCggccacctcgctcttcctctcCAAACTCGACACAGACGGCGGGAAAGGATTATGGGATGGTAGTGTGGAAACTACAGGTAGAACACAGGGGCACGCGCAGTGAGAAGGTTTACGGGGCTATCGATTGTGTCAAGTTATGTTACATTTAGCTGTTGCCACAGGGACATGTTTTGGCTTTTACATCCACCCACCCATCATCCATCACTATCGTGCCTCGTTTGTAGTCTCTAAACACTCTTTGAGTGTCGCAATTCTCTTCGGAACGAGCGAATCTACACAATAAAATGTGTTCAAAATTTCGAATACATACGTTTCAAAACAAACTTGCTACTCCCTATgggtcggagagagtacaCTTATTTTGCGACATTTATACTACATACGTATTATAAATTCGGGAACCCAATAGAAATGATGAGAAATACGTATGGGCATTTATACTACATACGTATTATAAATTCGAGAACCCAATAGAAATGATGAGAAGTACGTATGGGCAATAGaaatgatgagaaaaaaatgcagGTCTTCACTCTTCAGTAGCAAAATGGACGCTAGAAGGAGGGCTCGAACCTCCGACCTTGTGGTTAACAGCCACACGCTCTGGCCAACTGAGCTATTCCAGCTTTTGTTGATATCATGTCGATAATGTTTAACAACTAAGCTAAATCCCTGTGTGTCGTGTCGAGCGGGACAGGCCACGTAGTACAGTACTGAAGACCTGTCGATTCCACGAGACCCACGAGAGTCCCTTTCCCGGCCCGCATCGATACAAGCTGAGGCAAGTGGGAAGCCGTGGCGTGCGTACACACGGTTAAATGGTTAATCCTTGCTCGGACGTCAACTAGAAAGGGGGCGACGACCCTTCCGCAGATcaggaggagccgaggagaAGACGAAGCGAAGAGATCGGCCGCCGACGGCGAGAGAATGAGCTACCAGAAGGTCCCTCCGCAGGAATCCTACCCTCCGCCAGGCAAGTCCCGACCCCATCCATCACTCGCGCATCCCCCAAGTCCCCAACCCCCTATTCCCCGTTTCTAACCCAATCGATACACAACGGCATCGTCCAGCAGCCGGCGTCTTTGTGATCTGAATTCCGACGCCATGTTTCTGCCAATTGGCACGAA carries:
- the LOC100821255 gene encoding acyltransferase-like protein At3g26840, chloroplastic isoform X5, translated to MFEMWCLHIPVEDRTPFERLVEYVERTVKSDRSRAPDRPVYLVGESVGACIALAVAARNRDIDLVLILINPGTSFHKSRLHSLSAFLDLVPDPFHLSTPQFLNFLTGNFMKMSSTFDGAGQALSEITTGLLPSLMFLADILPKESIVWKMKMLRTASSFVNSRLHAVKAQSLVLASGNDELLPSHEEAERLQGTLEKCRIRHFRDNGHKILLEDEFDLATTIKGAGYYRRSRQTDFVSDYLPLTAGELEKAIDRDRVLNFATDPVMLSTLPDGKIVRGLAGLPREGPVVLVGYHMLMGFELGPLVTGVLRNTGIHIRGLAHPFMFSESSEQLMPDSSHFDLHRIMGAVPVTPVNFYKLLSEKNFVLLYPGGAREALHRKGEEYKLFWPEQSEFVRMASRFGATIIPFGVVGEDDLCDVSASFKVLLDYNDLLKLPFYDILDKKLNEDGLKLRTDSTGEIKNQDMHPVVVTPKVPGRFYFIFGKPIETRGREKELRAKEKAQHLYLHVKSEVESCIDYLKEKREEDPYRSILPRLLYQAAHGPGAEIPTFEP
- the LOC100821255 gene encoding acyltransferase-like protein At3g26840, chloroplastic isoform X1; amino-acid sequence: MAALASTPPTLTPPRPSFLPRRPPGCPRRRAPPFPRYAASASSRNRAPRPRPASPSPDATTVRRGVMREYVEAAREMAPDGGPPRWFAPLDPGGAGGRVPGAPTLLYLPGIDGVGLGLIRHHERLSKMFEMWCLHIPVEDRTPFERLVEYVERTVKSDRSRAPDRPVYLVGESVGACIALAVAARNRDIDLVLILINPGTSFHKSRLHSLSAFLDLVPDPFHLSTPQFLNFLTGNFMKMSSTFDGAGQALSEITTGLLPSLMFLADILPKESIVWKMKMLRTASSFVNSRLHAVKAQSLVLASGNDELLPSHEEAERLQGTLEKCRIRHFRDNGHKILLEDEFDLATTIKGAGYYRRSRQTDFVSDYLPLTAGELEKAIDRDRVLNFATDPVMLSTLPDGKIVRGLAGLPREGPVVLVGYHMLMGFELGPLVTGVLRNTGIHIRGLAHPFMFSESSEQLMPDSSHFDLHRIMGAVPVTPVNFYKLLSEKNFVLLYPGGAREALHRKGEEYKLFWPEQSEFVRMASRFGATIIPFGVVGEDDLCDVSASFKVLLDYNDLLKLPFYDILDKKLNEDGLKLRTDSTGEIKNQDMHPVVVTPKVPGRFYFIFGKPIETRGREKELRAKEKAQHLYLHVKSEVESCIDYLKEKREEDPYRSILPRLLYQAAHGPGAEIPTFEP
- the LOC100821255 gene encoding acyltransferase-like protein At3g26840, chloroplastic isoform X2, giving the protein MAALASTPPTLTPPRPSFLPRRPPGCPRRRAPPFPRYAASASSRNRAPRPRPASPSPDATTVRRGVMREYVEAAREMAPDGGPPRWFAPLDPGGAGGRVPGAPTLLYLPGIDGVGLGLIRHHERLSKMFEMWCLHIPVEDRTPFERLVEYVERTVKSDRSRAPDRPVYLVGESVGACIALAVAARNRDIDLVLILINPGTSFHKSRLHSLSAFLDLVPDPFHLSTPQFLNFLTGNFMKMSSTFDGAGQALSEITTGLLPSLMFLADILPKESIVWKMKMLRTASSFVNSRLHAVKAQSLVLASGNDELLPSHEEAERLQGTLEKCRIRHFRDNGHKILLEDEFDLATTIKGAGYYRRSRQTDFVSDYLPLTAGELEKAIDRDRVLNFATDPVMLSTLPDGKIVRGLAGLPREGPVVLVGYHMLMGFELGPLVTGVLRNTGIHIRGLAHPFMFSESSEQLMPDSSHFDLHRIMGAVPVTPVNFYKLLSEKNFVLLYPGGAREALHRKGEEYKLFWPEQSEFVRMASRFGATIIPFGVVGEDDLCDVLLDYNDLLKLPFYDILDKKLNEDGLKLRTDSTGEIKNQDMHPVVVTPKVPGRFYFIFGKPIETRGREKELRAKEKAQHLYLHVKSEVESCIDYLKEKREEDPYRSILPRLLYQAAHGPGAEIPTFEP
- the LOC100821255 gene encoding acyltransferase-like protein At1g54570, chloroplastic isoform X4 gives rise to the protein MAALASTPPTLTPPRPSFLPRRPPGCPRRRAPPFPRYAASASSRNRAPRPRPASPSPDATTVRRGVMREYVEAAREMAPDGGPPRWFAPLDPGGAGGRVPGAPTLLYLPGIDGVGLGLIRHHERLSKMFEMWCLHIPVEDRTPFERLVEYVERTVKSDRSRAPDRPVYLVGESVGACIALAVAARNRDIDLVLILINPGTSFHKSRLHSLSAFLDLVPDPFHLSTPQFLNFLTGNFMKMSSTFDGAGQALSEITTGLLPSLMFLADILPKESIVWKMKMLRTASSFVNSRLHAVKAQSLVLASGNDELLPSHEEAERLQGTLEKCRIRHFRDNGHKILLEDEFDLATTIKGAGYYRRSRQTDFVSDYLPLTAGELEKAIDRDRVLNFATDPVMLSTLPDGKIVRGLAGLPREGPVVLVGYHMLMGFELGPLVTGVLRNTGIHIRGLAHPFMFSESSEQLMPDSSHFDLHRIMGAVPVTPVNFYKLLSEKNFVLLYPGGAREALHRKGEEYKLFWPEQSEFVRMASRFGATIIPFGVVGEDDLCDIGLELREGIHDQRDRYESGNNSEFEYGPFPSPSSVKLPKKIMGPPKLHVY
- the LOC100821255 gene encoding acyltransferase-like protein At1g54570, chloroplastic isoform X3, producing the protein MAALASTPPTLTPPRPSFLPRRPPGCPRRRAPPFPRYAASASSRNRAPRPRPASPSPDATTVRRGVMREYVEAAREMAPDGGPPRWFAPLDPGGAGGRVPGAPTLLYLPGIDGVGLGLIRHHERLSKMFEMWCLHIPVEDRTPFERLVEYVERTVKSDRSRAPDRPVYLVGESVGACIALAVAARNRDIDLVLILINPGTSFHKSRLHSLSAFLDLVPDPFHLSTPQFLNFLTGNFMKMSSTFDGAGQALSEITTGLLPSLMFLADILPKESIVWKMKMLRTASSFVNSRLHAVKAQSLVLASGNDELLPSHEEAERLQGTLEKCRIRHFRDNGHKILLEDEFDLATTIKGAGYYRRSRQTDFVSDYLPLTAGELEKAIDRDRVLNFATDPVMLSTLPDGKIVRGLAGLPREGPVVLVGYHMLMGFELGPLVTGVLRNTGIHIRGLAHPFMFSESSEQLMPDSSHFDLHRIMGAVPVTPVNFYKLLSEKNFVLLYPGGAREALHRKGEEYKLFWPEQSEFVRMASRFGATIIPFGVVGEDDLCDVSASFKIGLELREGIHDQRDRYESGNNSEFEYGPFPSPSSVKLPKKIMGPPKLHVY